A part of Paenibacillus donghaensis genomic DNA contains:
- a CDS encoding YqzE family protein, which produces MASGGDELVKYITEKVVVYIEDPRGRHARREAVKQPWSQRWFGMLPLGWSLWCRKWMGRLKR; this is translated from the coding sequence TCCGGTGGAGATGAGCTGGTGAAATACATTACGGAAAAAGTGGTTGTATATATAGAAGATCCGCGTGGCAGGCATGCGCGCAGAGAGGCTGTCAAGCAGCCTTGGTCACAGCGATGGTTCGGCATGCTCCCGCTGGGCTGGTCACTTTGGTGCAGAAAGTGGATGGGCAGATTAAAGAGGTAG